ACCCGCTACAGCGCCTTCCTAGACCCGAAGAGCGATGGCAGACAGGAGAAGATGGGCAGAGCCTACACCCATACCTATCTCGTATGGACCGAGCGAGGACGGAAGTTCATCCATGACCTTGCTCAGCGATACTGGGAACTCATTGAAAAGTAAAAAGGTAAAAAAGTAAAAAGGTAAAAAGAGCCTAGCGGAATGTATAGCTAGGTTCTTTTTACCTTTTTTTAGGGGGGAAAGGGGCTAAGGCTCCTTGAAGCAGCACGCCCTGAAAGGGCAGAAGCTCCTAGCCCAGGGCATCGCCCTGGGTATAATAGCAATCAGCAAGGCGCCCTGTAAGGGCAAAAGCTTTATGTATTGCCTGGAGTTTTAAAGCTTTTGCCCTTACAGGGCGACAGGTTCGCGTCCGTAATTACCCAGGGCGATGCCCTGGGCTAGGGGCTTCTGCCCTTTCAGGGCGTGTGGCTAGGAGCTTCTGCCCTTTACCTTTCCCTTCGGCCGGTGATCGTTGGTTCAGGGCGTGTGGGGCAAGACTTGTGAAACTTCAGTTATCTCAAAATATACTGACGAAATCATCATACTCCAGCTGACTGTCCACTAAAATCCATCTAAATCATATTCTTCGCTGTCCAAATCCAGACTGTCGTCGTTGTCGTAAGTTGTCTTTGGCGCTTTTTCTTCCTTTATATCCGCATCGGTTCCCTGGGTTCCGGTAGTTTCGTTGCTGAGAGTTCCGGTTGTACCATTATCGAATGTTCCGGTAGTTCCGGTTTCTATTTCACCGGTAGTTCCGTTTTCTTCTTCATTTTCTTCTGAATCATCCGTCTTTTTCTGCTGGATGATTTCCTCCGGTTCTTCAAGCAGTGGGTCCTTGCTGATTTTCAGCGGTGCCAGATGCTGGGTATAGAAGAGGGTATAATCGTCGTAGCTCAGACTGGTGCCCAGTAGCAGGAGGTTTGGTTCGCTGATAACGATGCCTCGGGCTCCCTTTGAGAGGAGCTGGGTGATGGCCTGATGCTGGTAGATGTCGTTGGCATACTGGCGTGCTTCATCGTAATTGCGGAAGCCCTTTACCTGCATGCGGTGCAGACCATTCTGCTCGTCAATGACGAGGTCGAAATTGCGAACGAGATAGGAGGTGAAATTATATTTCGCCATCTCGAAGAGCAACTGGTTCTCGTTTACAGAATCGGGAACGTAGGCGAGCATGAAGACGAACGGCTCGTTGCGCTCAATGCTGAATACCTTTGCTTTGGATTTGACGTCATCATTGAGTACGGCGTTGCGGCGCGACCATACATTGCTCAGATCGAATGTGCCGCCCTTGAGCTGTCTGCCGGCTTTCACTCCGTTGAGAATCATTCCTGCCATTTCGCTGAGTCGGCTGTTCGGATATTTCTCTACCACCTGCTGCATATCATCGAGACAAGCCTGGATATTACCCTCGTGGAGCTGGGTGAGTCCGCCGATAAAGAGGAACTTGTCGCGGTTGGCTCCTTCAGGATAGCGCTTGTCAGAGATAGCCCTGTTGTGTACCACCTTATTATATAGGTTAGCCTTGAAGGCATCGTAGGTGGCAGCATAGAGCGAATCTTCGAGATGAATGCCCATCTTCGCATCTTCCTCATAATAAGGAGAGGTGAGCAGGGCGGTCCATTGGCTCTCCGGATAATTCGCTTTCAACAGGTCGAGATAGCGGCTGGCGATGGCTGGCTGCTTCCTGATGTTGTAGAGCAGGTAGAGGTGATAGTAGGCATCATCGAGATGTTCGTATGCTGCGTTCTTCTTCACCAGTCGCTGCAGCATGCGTTCGCTTTCGTCCAGATCATTGAGTTTGTCTTTCAGGATGATGCCGGCATGCAGCAGTCCGTCGTCCAGAATCTGATTGCTTTCTGCCATCTTCTCTTCGGTGAGCGGAATCTGAGCGAGATAGTAGGCGCGCTGATGCGGATCTTCTTCTGCACTCAGGTTCTTCTCTTTCTCCTTCTCAAGGGCTTTCTTCTGTGCCTCGTTGAGGAGTGAATCGCGCTGTTCATCAGTCATTTCTTCTACACCTTTGGTATCGGCTACTACGGTCTGGTTACTCCGCTGCCAGTTGTCTATGTTCTTTCGTTTGCCCCAGAGGCGTTCAAACTGCTGTTTGCCTTGGGCTACGGCAGATTGGGAGTAGAAATACCAGGTATTGGCGTTGCCGAAACCGCCGTTGCCCATGGCTCCGTTTCCGAAGCCGGATGAGGCATTGCTGTTTCCCTGATTCCTGTTATTTCTGCTGTTATAACCATTGCCGTTGTTTCTTCCGAAGTCAGAGTTGCCCTGCTGTTCTGCCAATTCCTGGTCGGCAAGTCTTCTCTTTTCTTCTTTTTCCTGCTTTTTCAGGGCATCTATCACCTTGTCAATGGCGACATTCCGTTCTGTTTCGCTCATGCGGGCGAGTGATTGCAGGGAGTCCTGCAGATGGATGGCGTCGGTATAAGGCACCAGTTCATCGAGAACCTTCGAACGGTCGGAGAGCTGTTTGTAGTCTTTGCGGTCCTGGTCTAGGAGTCCGATGGCAGCATCATAGCATCGCTTGGCATCGCCATAACGGTGGCATTGCCAGTATACATTGCCCAGATGCAGCAGCAATACACCTTTCTCTACTCCGTTTCGGCTTGATTTCGCGGCACCCTTTTCGTATGCAGCAATAGCCTGAAGGGTATCGCCCTGGTTGAGATGTATGTTGCCGATGGCATAATAAACCTGGTCGAGATATTCCTGGTTCTTGTCGCTCGCTGCCATTCGCTTCAATTTAGATACCATCTTCCGGGAGTTGTTGGTTGCCAGTACCTCGGTCATGGAGATGCGGGCATTGAACTCCAGTTCGTAAGGCGGATTGAGACGGATGACATGCTTGAAGGCACGGTAGGCATTCTGGGCATGTCCCTGTAGTGCTTCTACCTGTCCCATCAGATACCAGAGGCGGGCTTTCTGCTTGCGTCGCATCTCATAGCCGATGGCTTTGCGGAGATACGGAACGGCCTCCTGATAGCGTCCGGTCTTCAGATAGTAGAGGGCATAGGTCTTGTCCCATTCCTTCTGGGCACGCCAGTGGATGGAATCGCGCTCGATATTACGGATTACATCTTCGGCATCGTATATCCATCCCGATTCGAGATAACTCTTGGCGAGCCAGGCACGTGCCTTGCCGTAAATGCCGGGTTGGGTAGCGTAGAGGCGGCTCATATAGGCGAATGTAGCTGCTGCCGACTGGAAATCGCCTTCAAAAAATTGGGAACGCCCCATCAGCATCCATGCCTTCCAGAGGAACGGATTATATTCACGGCGTTGCAGCCATTCCAGGTCTTTGGCTGTCTTGCGGCGTTTCTTGTCCCATACCGGGCGGCGCTTGATGCTATGCTGGTGAATGGCTTTCTCGCATTTCTCGATGGCGCGGTCGTAGTTCGACTTGCCCAGTTCGCGGCTGTTCTTGTTGCCAACCGTATAATAAGGAATCATTTCAGAGTAATTGTCCTTATTTCCGTTTTCCTTTTCGAGCGAGCCTTCAATATAGGCTACGGTCCCATTATAATAGGTGTTGTATCGGGCGTTGAAGGCATGCCACCATCTGCTCTTCGCCGTATTCTTCTGCGTAGAACATCCTGCTATGGTCACTGCAAAGGCAAGGATAACCATAGCTGGCAAGAAGTTTCTGAATGGGAAATGCTTCAACATAAATTGCTTCTTTATTTTAAAATTTTTCTTTCGGAGCGTGTGAAAGCCTTAGTGCTTTCTGGCTGCCAGTATCCTTGCTGCTGCAAACAGGATGATGCTGACGAAGATGATGGTTGCACCTGATGGCACATAGAGCAGATAACTGGCATAGAGGCCTACGATGCAGTCGATGCAGCCTATCACGATGCTGGCTCCTATCATGCGTTTGTAGCTGTAGGTGAAGAGGTTGGCAGTCATCTGTGGTATGGTGAGCAGACTGATGGCAAGTACGATGCCCACCATCTTGATGGTTGCCACGATGGTCATGGCGATGAGCGTCATCATCATATATTCTATCGCAGTAACCGGCAGATGTTGCGATTTGGCAAAGGTGCTGTCGAATGCGATGGTCTGGATAGGACGCAGCAGAAAGGTGAACAGCAATGCTACAAACAGGGTAAGACCTGCCAGAAGCCAGAGGTCTGTGCTGTCGATGGCAAGTATACTTCCGAAGAGGAAAGAGGGCAGGTCGGGCATGAATCCCGGAGTAAGGAAGCAGCAGATGATGCCCACGCTCATGCCAAGGGTCCAGAACATGGCGATGGCTGAGTCTTTGCGCACATCTTTCTTCCGTGATACCCATTGCACGCCGAAGGCACTCAAAATGGCGAATACCATGGCAGAGAGTATGGGGTTGATGCCTGCAAATACGCCGATACCGATGCCGCCAAAAGAGGCATGCGTAATGCCACCGCTGATGAAGACCAGCCGGCGGGTGACGATGTAGGTGCCTACAAAGCCACACAGGATGCTTGCCAGTAGGGCGCCAATCAGCGCGTTCTGAAAAAATGTATATTGCAGTATATCCATGTCTTTACTTTAAACTTAATACTTTGAACTTTGCGCATTGCATGTTGCGCATTGCGTATTGCACGTTTAACTTAAAAAACTGATGACTTCGTCCTTAATCTGGTTAGGCAGGTTGATGCCTCTCAGTATCAGACTTCGGTTCCATCCCGCCACCTCTTCCGGCTGCATCGTATAGAGCACTTCCGAGAATTCCTCTACCTCCTCATCGGTATAGTCGTCGGCAGCTCTTCCTGCAAACCGGTCGAGTTCCTCGTCATCGTAGTATTCTATTTCCTTGGTGGCGGCTTCCATCATGCATTCCTGTTCGCATTTGGAGTTCTCTCCGTTGCAGGTATTGCACGAAACTCCTTCCTGCAAAGGCTCTTCATCCTCTCCCTTGCGATGAGAAATGATGCCGAAAATGGCGCTTATCAAGCCTAGGACCACCAGGGCAAAAATCAGGTACAACATTTACTTTGATCTTTGAATATTGAACTTTATGATTGGTAAAGCTGTTGAACAATTAACTATCAACTACTGAAGTTTCGCAAGTAAGCCCCACACGCCCTGAAAGGGCAGAAGCTCCTAGCCCAGGGCATCGCCCTGGGTTATTATGGGCGCTAGCCTTTCGCCCTGTAAGGGCAAAAGCTTTCAAATACCAAGCAATTAACAAAGCTTTTGCCCTTACAGGGCGCCTTGCTGATTGCTATTATACCCAGGGCGCTGCCCTGGGCTAGGAGCTTCTGCCCTTTCAGGGCGTGCTGCTTCCAGGAGCTTTTGAGCTTTCAGCCCGTACTTGAATCACATGCGAAACTTCAGTCAACTATTAACTGTCAACTATTAACTGTTAACTATCAACTATTAACTTTCAACTATTTCAAATCCCACTTTCTTCAGGTCTTCCCAATAATGAGGATAGGATTTGCTTACCACCTCAGGATTGTTGATTTCAATCTGAGGGAACTTGAAGGCAAGTGGGGCGAAGGCAAGTGCCATGCGATGGTCCTCGTAGGTGTCGATAGGCTCGAAACTAGGCTCGCAGGTCTCGCCATCCCAAATCAGCGTGTTATCGTTCTCGTCATAAATCACGTAACCTACCTTCTTCAGCTCCTTCTTCAATGCCTCGATGCGGTCGGTCTCCTTGATCTTGAGACTGGCAAGGCCGGTGAACTTAAACTTTACGCCCAGGGCACAGCAGGCTACAACGATGGTCTGTGCTAGGTCTGGAGAACCGCTGAAATCGTAGTCAAAACGAGGCAAGAGACAGCGCTGGACTTTCAACTTGACAGGAGAAAGAACATCTCGGTTCTCAAATTCTGATTTCACGCCCAGCAGACTGAAGATGTATTTTACGACAGAATCGCCCTGCTTGGAACTGTCGAACAAGCCTTCGAGTCTTACCTCAGAATCAGGGTTTCCGTTCAGCGCCATCATTTCATACCAGTAAGAAGAAGCGCTCCAGTCATTCTCGATGGTGTAGTCGGCTACGCAGCTGTAAGGTTGTGGCTTTACGGTGATGGTATCCACATCGGTCCATTCTGCGCTGGCTCCGAAGTTCTGCATCGTCCACAGCGTGAGGTCGATGTAAGGACGTGATGCTATCTCGCCCGTCAGTTTCAGTTCCAGACCGTTTTTCAGGATAGGACCAATCATCAGCAGTGCCGAGATATACTGCGAACTGATGTTTCCCACCACTTCGAGATGTCCGCCTTCCAGTGGCTTACCAACGATGTGGAGTGGAGGATAGCCCTCTTTCTTTTCATACTGTATATCAGCTCCGAGGTAGCGCAGGGCATCTACCAGAATAGCAATAGGGCGGTTCTGCATGCGCTCGGTACCTGTGATGGTATGCTCGCCCGGTGTAGCAGAAAGATAGGCGGTCATAAAGCGCATGGCGGTACCGGCAGCCTTGATGTTGATGACATCAGGCATATCGCGCAGTGCCGCAATGATGACTTCTGTATCATCGCAATCGCTCAGGTTGCGGGGCTGCAACTTGCATCCCGCCATGGCATTGATTACCAATGCACGGTTGCTGATACTCTTGGAAGCTGGCAAGTTGATACTTGCATTGAGTTGGCGTGGAGCCTTGATTGTATATTTCATTTTCTTCTTGTTTCTATTTCTTTTAATACTCTTTTTTCTGATTTTGCTATTTCTCAGCCTTCAGTATCCGGATGTCCTTGATGCTGACAGCCTTTTCCTTGGCATATCGGATTGGGAGGTCATCTTCTGTTTCCGGCATCTCATCCCATGCACGGGTTCTCGGACGAATCTTCTTCGGACCCGGTATCAGGGGCGAATAATACAGAACCTGACGGATGCGGTTTGCCTGTTCTGGGGTGAATCGCATGCTGTAACAGATGCTGTAGTCCATCAGATTGTCTGACTGCCATTCCTCATCCTTGCTGTTGGTGCGTTTGGCAAGCTCTCGCATGCTGAGCGTGGTATCCTTCTTGATGGCTTGTGCCTTGCTGACATATTCTGTCAGCCATTTGCCGTATGCTATTCGGTTGTAGCTCGGCGTATCATCGCAATAGTCTGAGTCGTCATCATCATCGGCAGCCTCTGAACTTTCTTTTGTAGTCTTTTCCGAGAAGCAGTGGAAGAGACCCAGATAATGACCCAGTTCGTGGGCCAGCGTAGCATTCGGGTCGGCTGTATTGTAGGTATATCCTTTATGATTCTTATCTGTAGTATACCGGGTCCCTTCATACTCCCTTCCCACATAGATTGAGTTAAGCGAAACGCAATAAGGTTTCCCTAGCTTACTCAGCGGATAATTCTTGCCATCGCCCAAACCATCTATCTGCGGATAGCCGCCTACCTGATAAGGCAGATGACTGATGCCCAGCGTGGTGCTGTTTTCATCGGTCTTCTTGAAGGCATATACCATCACATTGATGTAGTTGTTCTGGTCCCAGCAGTACTTAGCATTCTTTTTGTCCTTCATGAAGCTCTCGCAGTCGAACTCCGATTCTGGAACCTTGATATATTCTACACCCGGTGTACTGAGTCTCTTGCCGCTCTCATTCTTCTCAGCCAGTTCGAACAGGATATGCAGGTTCTCGCTCGGGATGGTATCCATCTGATAGTTGTAGACATCACCCTGATAAAGTTCGTTCACATTGGAGAGAATCTCCTTGAGGCGGGTATATTCAATGTATTGCGTGGAGTCCCTGTAGAAGACATGAAAGATGACAGGCAGATGATAAACATAATCATCGCCTGTAATGATATCTGTGTCACGGTCTTGTCCGTGGGATATGATAGGGTCGCCGATAGAGCCTTCGGTATCCTTGCATGATGCAAAGCTGAGGACGGTGAGGGCGATCATGAAATAAAGAATTTTTCTCATGTGCGTACCTTATATTATATATTTTCGTGCAAAAATACAAAAATAAAAGAAGATAGGCGAGAAATATCCTGAAAAAGTTTCTCGAAATGCCAAAAAACTTGTGCTTCCATCTTCTTGATGTATATCAATTCAGTTACATTTTGTAAACTTGGCTCCATGAAAATAGCGTTTTATAAGGTATACCTTCGTGTAATATGCAATTTTTTAGGCTATGAAATTGCAAATTGTAAGCTTGTGTGCGTTCAAAATCAAAAAGTATTACTTGCTCAAAAAATAAGATAAAATAGCGTTAAGGAATTATGATTTTTTCGGAAATCGTTGTATCTTTGCACCAGAAAAAGAAACAAAGACAATTACAATAACATCCTAAAAATAAACAATATGAAACGAATGATATTATTCTCATTGATGGCTTTGATGACCATAGCAGCTTTCGGTCGTAAGCACGTAGAGAATGCAACAGTTGTAGCTGACACTATTTTCTATGCAGAAAATATGAGCAATGTAGCCAGTGCAGATCAGGCTAGTTATTACAGACTGCTGATGACTACTGGTTCTGGCCTTAACAAGAAGGACGTTTTCCAGGACTTCTATATGAACGGTAATCTCCGTGCTGAAGGTGGTTATAGTTTTATCGACCTCGGCAACGATCGCAATACTATCTTTGATGGTGAGGTTACTACCTATTATAAGAATGGTAAGGAGAAGTGGCATGGCAACTATGTCAATGGTAAGCGCGAAGGCTACTTCACCCTCCAGCTCCGTGAAGGCGGTGTAGCTGTCGTTCAGTTCAAGAATGGCAAGTCTGTTCACGATTACTTCATGGTAACTTACAAGGACGGTTCTTCTGAGAAGAGAAATCTCTCTGAGTTGAAGCAGTTCATGTAATCAGAAATAAGCAACTATGTAGTTTTGTTACTTCATTGAATTAGAAGAAAATCTCTCTTATATAAATTAAAATTTTATGTTGATATGACCAATATGGGGATGGCTTCCGTGAGGAAGGTGCATCCCCTTTTTTTATAACCTATATTTACCAACAACAAGAAGAGGGTGAATCATAAACTTATGACACACCCTCTTCTGATTATTCTTGTTGATGTTGGATGAAAGGTAGGATTAGAACGTTAAATCTACTTCTACCGGACAATGGTCGCTGCCCATGATTTCTGTATGGATCTTAGCTTCTGTAATCTGTTCCTTGATACGGTCGGAGACAAGGAAGTAGTCAATACGCCAACCGGCATTCTTCTCGCGCGCCTTGAAACGGTATGACCACCACGAATAGGTTACCTCATCAGGATGGAGATAACGGAAGCTGTCGGTGAAACCATCATTCAGAAGAACGGTCATCTTTTCGCGCTCTTCATCGGTGAAACCGGCATTACGGCGGTTGGTCTTCGGATTCTTGATATCTATCTCTTCATGTGCTACATTCAGATCGCCGCAGATGATAACAGGTTTCTTGGCGTCAAGAGATTTCAGGAACTTTCGGAAATCGTCTTCCCAAGTCATGCGATAATCCAGGCGCTTGAGCTCTGTCTGCGAATTTGGGGTGTAGCAGGTAACGAGATAGAACTGGTCATATTCCAGCGTGATGATTCTGCCTTCATGATCATGTTCCTCTACGCCCATACCATAACTTACGTTCAATGGCTTGTGCTTGGTATAGATAGCTGTACCGGAGTATCCTTTTTTCTCAGCGTAGTTCCAATAACTCTCGTAGCCCTCAAACTGAAGGTCTAGCTGTCCCTCCTGCATCTTTGTTTCCTGCAGGCAGAAGAAGTCGGCATCGAGTTCCTTAAACTGGTTCTCGAAGTCCTTGCCCACGCAAGCGCGCAGGCCATTTACATTCCAAGATATAAACTTCATTTTTTTATAGTTTATAGTTAAGAGTTAATAGTTTACTGTTGATGGCAAGAATGCTCTATAAACTATCAACTGTAGACTATTAACTATATATTAGATTCTTTTACTTTCTCCTCTCAGCAGACTCATAAACTCCTGGCGGGTGTTCAGTGAATTGAAGACTCCGCTGTAGTCGCTGGTGGTGGTAATGGAATTCTGTTTCTCTACACCTCGCATCTGCATGCACATGTGCTTGGCTTCTATCACTACCATCACGCCCTGCGGATTCAATGTTTCCTGAATACAGTCTTTAATCTGCTGGGTAAGACGCTCCTGTACCTGGAGACGGTGGCTGTAGATATCAACCACACGGGCAATCTTGCTCAGACCTGTAATCTTGCCGTTCGGGATATAGGCTACATGCACCTTGCCATAGAAAGGAAGCATGTGGTGCTCGCACATCGAGAAGAAATCAATATCTTTCACGATGACCATCTGGTTGTATTTCTCTTCAAAGAGGGCATCGGTCAATACCTTGTGTGCATCCTGTGTATAGCCACGGGTCAGTATCTGCATAGCCTTGGCTACTCGCATCGGTGTTTTTACAAGTCCTTCACGTTCAGGGTCTTCTCCCAAGAGCTTTAATACTTCAGTATAGTGTTCTGCGAGTTCGTCCAATCCCTCGCGAAATTCTGTTTCTGGATTCATCTTATTTAATTTATAATTCTTAATTAATAGTCAATAATTTACAATTAATAGTTTATAGTTAGGCCTACGGCATAAAAGTTTATAATTTATAATTAATAGTTTATAGTTAGACCTACGGCATAAATGCTGTAAACTATCAACTGTAAACTATCAGCTGTTAACTATCAACTATAAACTATTAACTAGTACTGTACCGTAATCTGTCCCTTTACAAGGCATGCCTGTCTGTATCCCAGGGAACGAACCTTGGCAAGCATCTTCTGGGCTTCAGCTAAACTGCGGAAGTTGCCCATTCGGCAAATCCATCTTGGAGAGTAGAAATGAACATAAACCGGCTGCTCAGGGAAATGAACTTTCAGCTGATTGCCAGTCTGTTCTGCTTTCAGGCGGTCGTTACGCGAATTGCCGCCTGCAAAAGCCTGTACTCTATATCCTGTAACCTTATAGCTCTTGCGCATCACTTTCTTGCGCATATCCACTACAGGTGTCTCTGTTTCTTCTTTTTTGTTCTCTGCCTTTTGGGCATTGTTCACATGGGCATTCTCTCGGTTTGCCTCATGATGCTGTGGCTCAGTCTTCTTCAGGGAATCAGGCTCCTGCTTGTGCTGAGTTTCAGGCTCTTTTTCTTTTTTCTGTGGGGTAGTCTTAGTCTTGTCGTCTTGTGGAATCACTTGTTTGCCGTTTACCAGTTCATCAATCGCCTTACTTTGGTTCACGGTTACAACACCCTTTCCCGGTTCCTTCTTTTTGAGATGGTCCAGGTAGTTCTGCGCATTAGCTGTGAATGTTGAGCAGAGGATCATAATCAATAATGTGACGAATTGTTTCATGACTATTCCTTTTATGTTTGTCGTCTTGTTTTTTTAACAGCACCTTATTTTTAGTTCTCTCAATATATAATAAGGTGTAATGAAGAATGAAGGGATGCGCTTCACGAAGAAGGCATCCCTTCGGGAAATGTAATATCCTTGTGAGATTACTTCTTCCAAGCGTCGATGATACCCTTGAAGTCAGCAGCCTTCAAAGAAGCACCACCGATCAAACCACCGTCGATGTTTGGCTTAGCGAAGAGCTCAGGAGCGTTGCTAGCCTTGCAGCTACCACCGTAGAGGATTGATGTCTCCTCAGCAGCCTCGTTGCCATACTTCTCTGCTACGATAGAGCGGATGTATGCCAACATCTCTTCAGCCTGGTCAGAAGTAGCAGTCTTACCTGTACCGATAGCCCAGATTGGCTCGTAAGCAAGGATGATGTTCTTCCAATCGTCAGCGCTCAAGTGGAATACTGAACCTTCCAACTCAGCCTTTACTACCTCGTTCTGCTTCTCAGCCTCACGCTCCTCGAGAGTCTCACCGCAGCAGAAGATAACCTTCAAACCGTTAGCCAAAGCCAACTCTACCTTCTCCTTCAGGATCTCAGCTGTTTCGCCATAGTACTGACGACGCTCTGAGTGACCGAGGATAACATACTGAGCACCTGTGCTCTTTACCATCTCTGCTGAAACCTCACCAGTGAAAGCACCCTTAGCCTTGTCTGCGCAGTTCTCTGCACCAAGACCTACAATCTCTGAATCCAAAACCTGAGCTACAGAAGCCAAGTGGATGAATGGAGTACAGATTACTACGTCGCAGTTTGGTTTGTCTGCTACCAATGCCTCGTTGATCTCCTTAGCGAGAGCAACACCGTCCTGCAGGTTCATGTTCATTTTCCAGTTACCTGCTACAATTTTCTTTCTCATTTTTCTTTTCTTTTTAAAAGTTGATAATATTCTGTTCGAATTCTCTTTCTTTCTAATCCAGGCGCCCCAAGCCCAGAGCCGGTCGGCAATGGTGAGGAGTACCAGCGGAATGATGAACCAGGAGATGATGCCGGCTATCTTCTTGGCGGCACTTACTTCCGGCATCTTGCCTATCTCGGTCTTCTCCAATGGCTTGTCACCAATCTCTGCCATGTCAGGCAAATCGTTGTGGCTCCATTTCTGGATGATGGTTCCGTTCTTCAGCAGAAGAAGACCTGGGTTGCTGCGGATTACCGTCTTCAGCGTAGTCTCGTCTGTGACATAGAAGGGATATTCCGCTCCTGTTATGTCCTGCCAGTGCTTGATGGCTTTCTCCGTACTAGCCGTGAGGCAGAGAAAACGGTAGCCATGGTCGTTGGCATATTCGTAAATCTCATCGATATTGCCGAAGTTGCTGTCGTCGGCAAATTCAAGATGTGGCGAAACCAGGAGGAAGGTGTAGCCTTTATCGTGAATCACTTCCTGGGTAATGTCTTCTCCCGTCTTGGCATCAGCTATGCTGAAGTCGTGGATTGGAGGTACGTAACCTTCTTCGGTCTGAACCGTCTTGCTGTCGATGAAAGTCCAGGTGGAGTCGGGATAGTTGTCTATCGTAAACTCCTTCCGTTCTCCGTTCTTCTCCAGGATGAAGGTGGTATCAAACTTGGGTTGCTTGGCTCCCTTCGGAATCTCCATGCCCTTGGCGATGTTGACACCTATATGATAAGGACGGAAGTCGAATTGCGGCAGATACCACAGACTCCAGATACTCATCACGATGGAGAAGAGAAAGGTGTAGTTGATGGCAATCCACTGGGTTGGTTTAGATACCAACTGTGGCATTTCCATCGGTTTCTTCCATAGCAGGATAGCGATGGCAAGGAGGATGAGGTTCTTGACGAACGTCTCCATGTTGGTGAGTACGACGGCATCACCGAAACAGCCGCAATCTTTCACCGGGTCTGCGATGACAATCCACAGGGTAATCAGCGTCATCACGCTCATTAAGAGCAGCGCAATCTTGCTGACCAGTTTTCTGCGGATGGCAAGAAGCAGGAAGATACCGATGGCAAACTCGCACATAGCCAGCACGATAGACATCAGCAATGTGCTCCATGAAGGGAACATCCAGTCGATGTGCAGCGCCTCCAGATAGTCGGTTATCTTGTATTGCGTGCCTAATGGGTCAATTCCCTTCACAAATCCTGAGAAAATGAAGGTTATTGCCATCAGAAGTCGCCCAATATTGACCGCTATCTTTGTTAATATGTGAGTTGCCATATTCTTCATCATTTTATATTTTTACTTCTCGCTCATTTTGATGACACCGAAGACGGCATAGTTGATGATGTCCATATAGTTGGCATCAATACCTTCAGAAACGAGGGTAGCGCCTGCGATGTCTTCAATTTCCTTTACGCGCTGAATCTTGGTCAGGATGAAGTCTGTATAACTGCTGACTCTCATCGAGCGCCATGCTTCATCATAGTCATGGTTTTTCCTGAGCATCAGTTCCAGTGCCTCCTTTGCATGGAGGTCGTATAGTTTTATAGCCTCTTCGGGTGTCATATCCACCTCATC
This Segatella copri DSM 18205 DNA region includes the following protein-coding sequences:
- a CDS encoding DUF1599 domain-containing protein; translation: MADLLKTEQQFKDVMSECRTLFEKKLHDYGASWRILRPSSLTDQLYIKAKRIRSLEIKKESLVGEGIRPEFIALINYGIIGLIQLEKPFVDEVDMTPEEAIKLYDLHAKEALELMLRKNHDYDEAWRSMRVSSYTDFILTKIQRVKEIEDIAGATLVSEGIDANYMDIINYAVFGVIKMSEK